atccattgctggtgggaatgcaaacatgtgtagccactttggaaatcagtgtggtggtttcttaggaaattcgggatcaacctaccccagtatccagcaataccactcttgggaatatacccaagagatgctctatcatactacaaaagcatttgttcaactatgttcctagcagcattatctgtaatagccagaacctggaacaacctagatgctcctcaatggaagaatggataaagaaagtttggaatatgtacgcattagagcattactcagcgataaaaaacaatgacattttgaatttctcatgcaaatggatggaaatagaaaacacaatcctgagtgaggtaacccagacccaaaaagatgaatatggtatgtactcaatcataagtggatatagctttaaataaaggacattgagcctataatccatgatccTGGAGAAggtaaataaaaagatgaacccaaagaaaaacatatagttatcctcctggatattggaaggagacaagattgccaggcaaaaattggaaacttgggggtgtggtggggtagggagatggggagaaaaaagtgagaaggagggatggggagagcttggggaaatgggacgGTTGGAATGGAGGAAaggtgaatatgggagcagggaagtatgtatcttaattaagggagccattttatggttggcaagagacttgactctagaggtgtccccaggtgtccacggagatgtccccagctagatcttTGGGccgctgaggagagggagcctgaaatgaacctatcctatagccgtactgatgaatatcttgcatatcaccatagaaacttcatctggcgatggatgaaggtagagacagagacccacattggagcactggactgagctcccaaggtccaaatgaggagcagaaggagggagaacatgaacaagaaagtcaggaccgcgaggggtgcgcccacccactgagatggtgtggctgatctattgggagctcaccaaggccagctggactgggactgatggagcatgtgatcaaactggactctctgaacatggtggacaatgagggctgactgagaagccaaggacaatggaattggcttttgatcctactgcatgaactggctttgtgggagcctagtctgtttggatgcgtaccttcctagacctggatggagcagggagggccttggacttcccacagggcagggaaccctgactgttctttggattggagagagagggggagggaaggagggggaggaaaattggaggagggggaaattttatttatttatttatttatttatttatttatttatttatttattatgtatacaatattctttctgtgtatatgcctgaaggccagaagagggcaccagacctcattatagatggttgtgagccaccatgtggttgccgggaattgaactcaagacctttggaagagcaggcaatgctcttaaccgctgagccatctctccagcccaggaggtggaaatttttttttttttttttttggtttttcgagacagggtttccctgtggctttggagcctgtcctggaactagctctgtagaccaggctggtctcgaactcacagagatccgcctgcctttgcctcccgagtgctgggattaaaggcgtgcgccaccatcgcccggctcatcagtggttttttttgttttgttttgttttgtttttttaaagatttatttatttattatgtatacaacattctgcctcgatgtatgctcgcacgccagaagagggcgccagatctcattacagatggttgtgagccaccatgtggttgctgggaattgaactcaggacctctggaagagcagccagtgctcttaacctctgagccatctcagtaaaaataaatttaaaaaaatatacaggaCCAAACAATGTTCCTCTAGTTCACAATTACTTTAACAGATATGCATCCATTGGCACCACACATAGCAGTATAGCacagatataaatataaacaaatatccgTATCAActtaaaaccaaaaagaaagaaaaatgaataaaattataattcataGTGCTATGAAAATATTACCTTAATATATTGTTCAAGATATTGGCAACTTAGTACCTGTTGGTAAAGATACTTAAAAACaattatgtaataaaaattaacaatttcTATATATTTACTTTCTCTTCCATTAGATTTACCCTCAGTCTTTCAACACCTGTGTCAAGTGTTCCACAAAATGGATGACAATCACTGTCTAGCTATCAGAGAAAGTGGCTCTATTTACTAGAAACAATATAGCACAGTAGTAACAGTCATGatacattatatattaaaaataagaaagatattctggaatgttaaaaattaattgtatgcataataaaatgTCACATCAAAAAGGGAAATGTAGAAACATAAAATAGAAGGTCACAAAATGCTTTGTAATGTGACTATTTATTTTAGTTGGTTACAAGCCAGCTCAAATCAATCCCATTGTCCATGTTACTGCTGTGTAATGTAAAATAATAAGTCAGACCCAcctgtctacttcctgttgcatgCTCTATCATGTCTTCATATATATGCAGCTGTTGACCATATGGAAAATATGAGCTAAACTCTCCTATTTTCACCTTAAGTCCACGACCATATGGGAAATTCCAAATCTGGAAAATGTCATACTCTTCCTgaagtttttctttctggttcataATCACTCTGTCTCCAACTGGATTGGTGAAGCGCGTTTTCCTCAGAAAGGATTGCAGCTGAAAGAGACACATGGTTCTATAGtgtgttttttcctctttttgaatTCATAAAATGGCTTTTAATTCATCTCCAAGGCAATATTATTGAAAGTGTCCATGGGAGAAATAACAATGAATTAAGTGGacaaataaaattatcataaTGTTCCTAGAATTTAAGTTCTTTCAGAAAAAACACccaaacagaaacacagacatatatgcagatacCAAACACcaatatgaaaacacacacacacacacagcatgagagagaaacagagagaggcagagaatgagagagacagagattaaCTTCCATACAGACATACATAGTGCCACTACTTACAttttatacagacacacacataaatgccaACACTGACACATGAAAACAAAGCTACACACAGTGAGATATATGCaccaaaacagacacacaaaagcaGAAAGCCGCAAAACACATGAACAGGCTcagaaatacatgcacacattaatttacaaatacacacatggagACACTCACAGACAAAAACACCTACACAGAGAGATATCGATATAAATCGATTTGTGTTCACATACAGATTCAAGAGGTGggtagacagacatacagacagatagacagatagaaacaaatatatacatatgtgtaagaAATATACAACAGTGAGAtcaacacatataaacacatgcactgataaaatacacagaaaaatatttacagaagCAAACTCCCATACAAAAAGATATCGACACAAGACAAATTTACAAATCTATGTTCAGTTCCAAATACAAATAGATATGCAGATATACAGAAACACTGATTTACACAGTGACACAGAGATacccagaaacacaaacatacaacCATACACAAAAAGAACcatgcattcacacatatgaATACAATTGTATATCTTTAACTGAAAAATGACACTGTTTACTGTGTAATTACTTTCACTCAGGATGTGAAATGAGGTCACTTGTGGAAAATCATCTCATAAACTGATTAtcacatatttgaaaataaatacacaaggaTTCATCTTCTCATAAAGGAGAGGATTAAAAAGGAAGGACTTAGGCTTATACTTTTAGAATAGCTGTGGTGATTGTCAGGTACTCTGTAACAAAATTagtgtgtttcttttacaaattgtGCCTCTTACATCATTGCTTTTGCATTAAGATCTATACCAGCATCCAGATTTACATCACTATTAAGAAAAATTTTcagaaatctttcttttttaggaAATTTTCCCTAATTTAGTAAATTGAGACATTTGACAGACATTTAAATTTGCTGACATCAAATTTCATCCAAAAGAGGAAACACTACCTTCAAGCAGTGAGCATAATGTCCTTTTCCATTATCCATGGGTTGATTATATACATGCTGAAGAAGCATTTCATGGAGGGCATGGGTCACAGCATACACTGCATTATATATGTCATAACTCTCATCACTAAAGGCCATGTCAAAAGTCTGTTCCTTTAGCCATTGCAATGAGGCATTGGATAGGCAATTCTTCAGGGTCTTACACATAGGAGCTGAGACTTTGCAGTTCAAGTTCATCCACTCCAGCTTGGCCAGGAATTCGTCTGTGTATTTGAGAGGGTTCAATGTCTGtacaaaagttttaaaactagaaatctcagcatggtggtgtgcaaaAGTTATTTTTCCATTGAATGAATTAAGTGGGAAGACATTCTTAGTTGTAGTGCCATCCCACTGTGAGGTGGTGACCCATATTCTCTGTAAACCTAGAGATTCCCACCTTCTAAAGCCCACAGCTAGAGTACTGTCTGAGTCACCATAAATGATAACCACATTTGTGGATGATGTCATGATTTGGTTATAATAAACTTCAGCCCTTGGCAAGAATAAATGCATCTTGACTGGGATCATACTCACAAAGGCAAAgcaaactgtatttttttccaTCTCTCCTCTCAATTGTGTGAGAAATTGAGTACCCTGCTCATTGTCTGAGACGGCCAGTCCAATCCAGTTCCAGTTGAAGTAAAGCATCAAAGAGATCATGGCCAGGGCTAAAGATGTGTCCTTGGCAGCCATCTGATACAGAGAGGGAAATTGTTCACGATTGCTCAGGATGGGATGGAAAGGTCCATAGGTAATCTGAAGGATCTACAACACAGGGAGGAGCATGAGGTGGCACACAGTCATAAGAACTTGTAAACACACGTTTGgtcaaaattttcttaaaaaactcCTTATTTGTTAATTCTTCTCATCTCAGTTTCAAAAAAGGAAACGAAGCACCATCAAGAATGAAGAATAACCATGAAGTACACTGTTTCACACAAATTTGAAGGTGGTATACTTCTCACAATCTTCTTAGCATCTAGGACTTATAACAACAGAATCAGAATTTCTTGCAAATTCAGAACTCAAAATCTCACCTGTTGAGGCATTAAGAGGTTGAAGATGGTCCCAGCCATCACAGATGTTGCCAAATTTGATCCTGTAAGCACCACTACACACATAGTCTGTTCATAACAGATATAATTTGGAGTATCACTAAATTCTTCAGAAAATTGCAAGTGATTATATAATTTTTTCCAAGTTGCACAACCACCTTCTGGGCATTCAAATATGAATGATGAATTTGGTAGAAGATCAGGGTTCCTGTTGACTTCATTCATGGAAAAAGCTAAGGCCAGTGCAAACTGGATGTTTTTAGTTGTTGTTCTGTAAAAGAATATGATTCTTAATATGTACAAAGATCTACAGATGATCCTGTGTAGTCAATGGATGTACTATTCTGAGCTGTACAGTATTCCCAACCACTGCCAATACTTATACAAATGGCCTATGCTGTGAGATTGGAACAATATGAATAGCTGGAAGCTTGTAAAAAGCTTTAAAAGTTCATCAGAGTAATCTTCCATAAATAAGGTAAGCCGTCAGCATCTTTCAAAAAGTGTGTTTTCAACTTCTGGTTTATGAATGCTTAATCTAAAGATAAAGACAATGGCAGATGGTTTAACCAAACAATATACCTATTCATGTATTCATTTTGAAATCATCAAGCAATGTGAAAAATTCAAGAGACATGTGAGCCTATGAGTTATCGTATTTTCTACAGATTAGACTGTCCTCAAATGTACAGAGATATGCCAGCTCCAGGTTCTTAGTGCCGAGATTAAGGTATTGTACTACCTTCTATGTATTCTTCACCTATTTTATGTTTACACACAATATCATATATTCAC
This genomic window from Chionomys nivalis chromosome 2, mChiNiv1.1, whole genome shotgun sequence contains:
- the LOC130864355 gene encoding vomeronasal type-2 receptor 116-like isoform X1, producing MFALIFLFFFLNIPLLVSRSTQPRCFWRMNENKDKDEDLLTGCVFLLITEQRPVEIDYFNHILNIQTTTKNIQFALALAFSMNEVNRNPDLLPNSSFIFECPEGGCATWKKLYNHLQFSEEFSDTPNYICYEQTMCVVVLTGSNLATSVMAGTIFNLLMPQQILQITYGPFHPILSNREQFPSLYQMAAKDTSLALAMISLMLYFNWNWIGLAVSDNEQGTQFLTQLRGEMEKNTVCFAFVSMIPVKMHLFLPRAEVYYNQIMTSSTNVVIIYGDSDSTLAVGFRRWESLGLQRIWVTTSQWDGTTTKNVFPLNSFNGKITFAHHHAEISSFKTFVQTLNPLKYTDEFLAKLEWMNLNCKVSAPMCKTLKNCLSNASLQWLKEQTFDMAFSDESYDIYNAVYAVTHALHEMLLQHVYNQPMDNGKGHYAHCLKLQSFLRKTRFTNPVGDRVIMNQKEKLQEEYDIFQIWNFPYGRGLKVKIGEFSSYFPYGQQLHIYEDMIEHATGSRQMPPSVCTVDCGPGFRKFWQEGMAACCFDCSPCPQNEVSNETNVDNCVRCPENEYANREQNQCIQKVVIFLNYKDTLGMVLTLMALFFSAFTTVVLGIFVKNHDSPIVKANNQNLSYILLISLILCFLCPLLFIGHPNSATCVLQQITFGVVFTVAVSTVLAKTVTVLLAFKVTVPGTRIRYFLVSGVPNYIIAICTLIQIILCTIWLQFSPPFIDEDVHSEHGQIIIVCNKGSVTAFYCVLGYHGSLALGSFIVAFLARNLPDTFNEAKLLTFSMLLFCSVWITFLPVYHSTKGKIMVAVEVLSILASSAGLLGCIFIPKCYIILLRPERNSLQKLRENMTSQTIREKGKF
- the LOC130864355 gene encoding vomeronasal type-2 receptor 116-like isoform X3, whose amino-acid sequence is MFALIFLFFFLNIPLLVSRSTQPRCFWRMNENKDKDEDLLTGCVFLLITEQRPVEIDYFNHILNIQTTTKNIQFALALAFSMNEVNRNPDLLPNSSFIFECPEGGCATWKKLYNHLQFSEEFSDTPNYICYEQTMCVVVLTGSNLATSVMAGTIFNLLMPQQILQITYGPFHPILSNREQFPSLYQMAAKDTSLALAMISLMLYFNWNWIGLAVSDNEQGTQFLTQLRGEMEKNTVCFAFVSMIPVKMHLFLPRAEVYYNQIMTSSTNVVIIYGDSDSTLAVGFRRWESLGLQRIWVTTSQWDGTTTKNVFPLNSFNGKITFAHHHAEISSFKTFVQTLNPLKYTDEFLAKLEWMNLNCKVSAPMCKTLKNCLSNASLQWLKEQTFDMAFSDESYDIYNAVYAVTHALHEMLLQHVYNQPMDNGKGHYAHCLKLQSFLRKTRFTNPVGDRVIMNQKEKLQEEYDIFQIWNFPYGRGLKVKIGEFSSYFPYGQQLHIYEDMIEHATGSRQMPPSVCTVDCGPGFRKFWQEGMAACCFDCSPCPQNEVSNETTVVLGIFVKNHDSPIVKANNQNLSYILLISLILCFLCPLLFIGHPNSATCVLQQITFGVVFTVAVSTVLAKTVTVLLAFKVTVPGTRIRYFLVSGVPNYIIAICTLIQIILCTIWLQFSPPFIDEDVHSEHGQIIIVCNKGSVTAFYCVLGYHGSLALGSFIVAFLARNLPDTFNEAKLLTFSMLLFCSVWITFLPVYHSTKGKIMVAVEVLSILASSAGLLGCIFIPKCYIILLRPERNSLQKLREKTSS
- the LOC130864355 gene encoding vomeronasal type-2 receptor 116-like isoform X2, with the protein product MFALIFLFFFLNIPLLVSRSTQPRCFWRMNENKDKDEDLLTGCVFLLITEQRPVEIDYFNHILNIQTTTKNIQFALALAFSMNEVNRNPDLLPNSSFIFECPEGGCATWKKLYNHLQFSEEFSDTPNYICYEQTMCVVVLTGSNLATSVMAGTIFNLLMPQQILQITYGPFHPILSNREQFPSLYQMAAKDTSLALAMISLMLYFNWNWIGLAVSDNEQGTQFLTQLRGEMEKNTVCFAFVSMIPVKMHLFLPRAEVYYNQIMTSSTNVVIIYGDSDSTLAVGFRRWESLGLQRIWVTTSQWDGTTTKNVFPLNSFNGKITFAHHHAEISSFKTFVQTLNPLKYTDEFLAKLEWMNLNCKVSAPMCKTLKNCLSNASLQWLKEQTFDMAFSDESYDIYNAVYAVTHALHEMLLQHVYNQPMDNGKGHYAHCLKLQSFLRKTRFTNPVGDRVIMNQKEKLQEEYDIFQIWNFPYGRGLKVKIGEFSSYFPYGQQLHIYEDMIEHATGSRQMPPSVCTVDCGPGFRKFWQEGMAACCFDCSPCPQNEVSNETNVDNCVRCPENEYANREQNQCIQKVVIFLNYKDTLGMVLTLMALFFSAFTTVVLGIFVKNHDSPIVKANNQNLSYILLISLILCFLCPLLFIGHPNSATCVLQQITFGVVFTVAVSTVLAKTVTVLLAFKVTVPGTRIRYFLVSGVPNYIIAICTLIQIILCTIWLQFSPPFIDEDVHSEHGQIIIVCNKGSVTAFYCVLGYHGSLALGSFIVAFLARNLPDTFNEAKLLTFSMLLFCSVWITFLPVYHSTKGKIMVAVEVLSILASSAGLLGCIFIPKCYIILLRPERNSLQKLREKTSS